One Marmota flaviventris isolate mMarFla1 chromosome 16, mMarFla1.hap1, whole genome shotgun sequence DNA segment encodes these proteins:
- the LOC139702215 gene encoding glutamine synthetase, with amino-acid sequence MATSASSHLNKGIKQVYMSLPQGEKVQAMYIWIDGTGEGLRCKTRTLDSEPKSVEELPEWNFDGSSTFQSEGSNSDMYLVPAAMFRDPFRKDPNKLVFCEVFKYNRKPAETNLRHTCKRIMEMVSNQHPWFGMEQEYTLMGTDGHPFGWPSNGFPGPQGPYYCGVGADKAYGRDIVEAHYRACLYAGVMITGTNAEVMPAQWEFQIGPCEGIHMGDHLWVARFILHRVCEDFGVIATFDPKPIPGNWNGAGCHTNFSTKAMREENGLKYIEEAIEKLSKRHQYHIRAYDPKGGLDNARRLTGFHETSNINDFSAGVANRSASIRIPRTVGQERRGYFEDRRPSANCDPYSVTEALIRTCLLNETGDEPFQYKN; translated from the coding sequence ATGGCCACCTCAGCAAGTTCCCACTTGAACAAAGGCATCAAGCAGGTGTATATGTCCCTGCCTCAGGGTGAGAAAGTCCAAGCTATGTATATCTGGATTGATGGTACTGGAGAAGGACTTCGCTGCAAGACTCGCACCCTGGACTCTGAGCCCAAGAGTGTAGAAGAGTTGCCTGAGTGGAATTTTGATGGCTCTAGTACTTTTCAGTCTGAAGGCTCCAATAGTGACATGTATCTTGTACCTGCTGCCATGTTTCGGGACCCCTTCCGCAAGGATCCCAACAAGCTAGTGTTCTGTGAAGTTTTCAAGTACAACCGAAAGCCTGCAGAGACCAATTTAAGGCACACCTGTAAACGGATAATGGAAATGGTGAGCAACCAGCATCCCTGGTTTGGAATGGAACAGGAATACACTCTCATGGGCACAGATGGTCATCCCTTTGGTTGGCCTTCTAATGGCTTTCCTGGTCCCCAAGGTCCATATTACTGTGGCGTGGGAGCAGACAAAGCCTATGGCAGGGACATTGTGGAAGCTCATTACCGGGCCTGCTTGTATGCTGGAGTCATGATTACGGGGACAAACGCTGAGGTCATGCCTGCCCAGTGGGAATTCCAAATAGGACCTTGTGAAGGAATCCACATGGGAGATCATCTCTGGGTGGCCCGTTTCATCTTGCATCGCGTATGTGAAGACTTTGGAGTGATAGCTACCTTTGATCCCAAGCCCATTCCTGGAAACTGGAATGGTGCCGGCTGCCACACCAACTTTAGTACCAAGGCCATGAGGGAGGAGAATGGTCTGAAATACATTGAGGAGGCCATTGAGAAACTAAGCAAGCGGCACCAGTACCACATTCGTGCCTATGATCCCAAGGGGGGCCTGGACAATGCCCGGCGCCTAACTGGATTCCACGAAACCTCCAACATCAACGACTTTTCTGCTGGCGTGGCCAACCGTAGTGCCAGCATCCGCATTCCCCGGACTGTCGGCCAGGAGAGGAGGGGTTACTTTGAAGACCGTCGCCCCTCTGCCAACTGTGACCCCTATTCAGTGACAGAAGCCCTCATCCGCACGTGTCTTCTCAATGAAACCGGAGATGAACCCTTCCAATACAAAAACTAA